In Amycolatopsis solani, a single window of DNA contains:
- the mobA gene encoding molybdenum cofactor guanylyltransferase — protein MRYAGIVLAGGSARRLSGVDKPDLSVGGKPLLARAVHALDGAVRVIVVGPRRAGFDVVWTREPVPGTGPVAALAAGLAFVPDDAEAVAVLAADLPGVRRSTVDRLVAAIGEGDGAVLVDAAGARQWLLGAWRVGALRAALPDEVENAALRRMLAGLAVAEVPAERGEADDIDTPEDLERHR, from the coding sequence ATGCGCTACGCGGGGATCGTGCTGGCCGGCGGCTCGGCCCGCAGGCTGTCCGGTGTGGACAAGCCGGACCTGTCGGTGGGCGGCAAGCCGCTGCTGGCCCGCGCGGTCCACGCCCTCGACGGCGCCGTCCGCGTGATCGTGGTCGGCCCCCGGCGCGCCGGCTTCGACGTCGTGTGGACCCGCGAACCGGTCCCGGGCACCGGCCCGGTGGCGGCACTGGCCGCGGGCCTCGCGTTCGTCCCGGACGACGCCGAGGCGGTCGCGGTGCTGGCCGCCGACCTCCCGGGCGTCCGCCGGTCCACAGTGGACCGCCTGGTGGCGGCGATCGGCGAGGGCGACGGCGCGGTCCTCGTCGACGCGGCCGGCGCCCGCCAGTGGCTGCTGGGAGCCTGGCGGGTGGGGGCGCTGCGGGCGGCGTTGCCGGACGAGGTCGAGAACGCGGCGCTGCGCCGCATGCTGGCCGGGCTGGCGGTGGCGGAGGTCCCGGCGGAACGGGGCGAAGCGGACGACATCGACACGCCGGAGGACCTCGAGCGGCATCGGTGA
- a CDS encoding DUF1801 domain-containing protein — MSYTVEPRVDAYIDGLPGWQQAICREVRELVHAADPEVVETIKRTRQPYFVLEGNICALLAAKDHVNVFVYDGGIVPDPEGIITAGHDNKTARTVAFREGEPVNAPALTAMFRQIIANNRAGGWRKLKREQA; from the coding sequence GTGTCCTACACCGTCGAACCGCGCGTCGACGCCTACATCGACGGCCTGCCGGGCTGGCAGCAGGCGATCTGCCGGGAAGTCCGCGAGCTGGTCCACGCCGCGGACCCCGAAGTCGTCGAGACCATCAAGCGCACCCGGCAGCCCTACTTCGTGCTCGAGGGCAACATCTGCGCCCTGCTCGCGGCGAAGGACCACGTCAACGTCTTCGTCTACGACGGCGGCATCGTCCCCGACCCCGAGGGCATCATCACGGCCGGGCACGACAACAAGACCGCCCGCACCGTCGCCTTCCGCGAAGGCGAGCCCGTCAACGCGCCCGCGCTCACCGCGATGTTCCGCCAGATCATCGCCAACAACCGGGCCGGCGGCTGGCGCAAGCTCAAGCGCGAGCAAGCCTGA
- a CDS encoding methyltransferase domain-containing protein has translation MDDELNALRRSRMRWNTPLSETHASLLLDRMALAGGHLADLGCGWGELLLRAAERAPGLRATGVDTDRVSLERGRAAARERDLAVEFAEADAATWDGPADRAFCIGAAHAFGSTKAALARLATVVPAGRVLYGDGFWASPPNPAALEIFGPDTLTLPELLDAAAAAGWRVLHVSTADQLEWDDFESTSKLAWQEWLLANPADPRAGEVRAWLDERQRQYVQDYRGVLGLAYLVLGR, from the coding sequence GGAACACGCCCCTGTCCGAGACCCACGCTTCGCTGCTGCTCGACCGCATGGCCCTGGCCGGGGGGCACCTCGCCGACCTCGGCTGCGGCTGGGGCGAGCTGCTGCTGCGTGCGGCCGAGCGAGCGCCGGGCCTGCGCGCGACCGGCGTCGACACCGACCGCGTTTCGCTCGAGCGCGGCCGGGCGGCGGCTCGCGAACGGGACCTGGCGGTGGAGTTCGCCGAAGCGGACGCCGCGACCTGGGACGGTCCCGCCGACCGGGCGTTCTGCATCGGCGCGGCGCACGCCTTCGGCTCGACGAAGGCGGCGCTGGCGAGGCTCGCGACGGTGGTGCCCGCCGGCCGGGTGCTCTACGGCGACGGCTTCTGGGCGTCCCCGCCGAACCCGGCGGCGCTGGAGATCTTCGGGCCGGACACGCTGACCCTGCCGGAGCTGCTCGACGCCGCGGCCGCCGCCGGCTGGCGGGTGCTGCACGTCAGCACGGCCGACCAGCTGGAATGGGACGACTTCGAGTCGACGTCGAAGCTGGCGTGGCAGGAGTGGCTGCTGGCGAACCCTGCCGACCCGCGGGCGGGCGAGGTCCGGGCGTGGCTCGACGAGCGGCAGCGGCAGTACGTCCAGGACTACCGGGGCGTGCTGGGCCTCGCCTACCTGGTGCTGGGCCGCTGA